In Manis pentadactyla isolate mManPen7 chromosome 11, mManPen7.hap1, whole genome shotgun sequence, one DNA window encodes the following:
- the CIROP gene encoding LOW QUALITY PROTEIN: ciliated left-right organizer metallopeptidase (The sequence of the model RefSeq protein was modified relative to this genomic sequence to represent the inferred CDS: inserted 1 base in 1 codon): MLLLLLLVGAATSRCLHDETQKSVSLLTPHFSQLPPNFRSSSLTLPGPHDPQPLRIQTCYIGDPVSHGLWDSELQGDRMRGEPRALAAVREAAQRLHGVLAVPPVQGPLLLSRDPAQYCHAVWGDPDTPNYHRCSLLNPRYKGESCLGAKIPDAHLHGYALWPEQGPPQLVQPDGPGVQNTDFLLYVRVAHTSKCHGEPSVIAYAACCQLDSEDRPLAGTIVYCAQRLTSPSLSHSDIVMATLHELLHVLGFSAQLFKKWRDCPSGPRARENCSTRPQVTRRDEGGQLLLTTPTVSHRLAQHLGVLGGSLGVPLEEEGPLSSHWEARLLQGSIMTATFNGAQRTQLDPITLAAFKDSGWYEVNHRAAEELLWGQGSGLEFGLVSTCGTGSSDFFCTGSGLGCHYLHLDKGSCSSDPMLEGCRMYKPLANRSECWKKENGFPPGAENPHGEIYHSQSRCFLANLTSQLLPGDKTKHPSQNPHLKESELTGRCYLHQCTDRGTYKVQVEGSPWAPCPPGKAIQIPGYHGLLLCPWGRLCQTNESTNAVTSPPVSLSTQHLLFELSLGLAGPPSHYLGKEERDELAEAVLQALVNRGGTGRCYFQGASITTSLVFTVRMRKSPGCQGPSVSMLKRALTLTLQKQPLEVYYGGASFTTEYIKLPVTLDHNPSMTHTGVSMGLCLMLLILLGALGMVVYQKQAALQVGPSAPYPSPELQGTRXPVGGIREV, from the exons ATGCTGCTGTTACTGCTACTCGTGGGGGCTGCCACAAGCAGATGTCTACACGATGAGACACAAAAGTCTGTGAGCCTTCTCACACCCCACTTCTCCCAACTTCCCCCAAACTTCCGCTCTTCCTCCCTCACCCTCCCTGGCCCTCATGATCCTCAACCCCTGCGAATCCAAACCTGCTATATTGGAGATCCTGTATCACATGGACTTTGGGATTCTGAACTCCAGGGAGACAGGATGAGAGGGGAACCCCGGGCCCTGGCCGCAGTGAGAGAGGCTGCTCAGCGACTGCACGGTGTCCTAGCAG TCCCTCCCGTGCAAGGACCACTGCTTCTGAGTCGAGACCCTGCACAGTACTGCCATGCTGTCTGGGGAGACCCGGACACCCCAAACTACCACAG GTGCAGCCTTTTGAACCCAAGATATAAAGGAGAGAGTTGCCTGGGGGCAAAG ATCCCTGATGCCCATCTCCATGGTTATGCCTTGTGGCCAGAGCAGGGTCCCCCACAACTGGTCCAGCCAGATGGGCCTGGGGTCCAAAACACCGATTTTCTTCTGTACGTGCGGGTTGCTCACACTTCCAAGTGCCACGGAGAG CCCTCTGTCATAGCCTATGCTGCCTGCTGCCAGCTGGACTCAGAAGACAGGCCCCTCGCTGGTACCATTGTCTACTGTGCCCAACGTCTCACCAGCCCCAGCCTCAGCCACAGTGACATCGTCATG GCCACACTACATGAACTGCTCCATGTCCTGGGTTTCTCTGCACAGCTTTTCAAGAAGTGGCGGGATTGCCCCTCAGGACCCAGAG CTAGAGAGAACTGTTCTACAAGGCCACAAGTGACAAGGCGAGACGAGGGGGGACAGCTGCTTCTCACCACCCCAACTGTTAGCCATAGGCTGGCCCAACACTTGGGAGTGCTAGGGGGCTCACTTGGAGTCCCCTTGGAAGAAGAG GGCCCTCTGTCTTCACATTGGGAGGCCCGACTGCTCCAGGGTTCTATAATGACTGCCACCTTCAATGGTGCCCAGCGCACTCAACTTGATCCAATCACTCTTGCTGCCTTCAAAGATTCAGGATGGTACGAAGTCAACCACAGAGCAGCCGAGGAGCTGTTGTGGGGCCAGG GATCTGGCCTGGAATTTGGCCTGGTTTCCACATGTGGGACTGGCTCCTCAGACTTCTTCTGTACAGGCAG TGGCCTGGGCTGCCACTATCTGCACTTGGACAAGGGAAGCTGTTCCTCAGACCCCATGCTGGAAGGATGCCGCATGTATAAGCCCTTGGCTAACAGG agTGAATGCTGGAAGAAGGAAAACGGATTCCCACCTGGGGCAGAGAACCCCCACGGGGAGATCTACCATTCCCAGAGTCGTTGCTTCCTTGCCAACCTCACTTCACAACTGCTTCCTGGGGACAAGACCAAGCATCCCTCTCAGAACCCACACCTGAAGGAATCAGAGCTCACTGGCCGCTGCTACTTGCATCAGTGCACAGACAGGGGAACATACAAGGTGCAGGTGGAGGGGTCCCCCTGggctccctgccctccaggaaaGGCTATTCAG ATACCTGGGTACCATGGTCTCCTCCTCTGTCCTTGGGGTCGGCTGTGTCAGACTAATGAAAGTACCAATGCTGTCACTTCCCCACCTGTGAGTCTTTCAACACAACACCTATTATTCGAGCTGTCTTTAGGATTAGCTGGGCCTCCAAGCCACTACCTGGGGAAGGAAGAGCGAGACGAGCTGGCAGAAGCGGTACTGCAGGCTCTGGTGAACAGAGGAGGCACTGGCAG GTGCTATTTCCAAGGCGCCTCGATTACCACTAGTCTGGTGTTCACTGTGCGTATGCGGAAGTCCCCTGGCTGCCAAGGGCCTTCAGTTAGTATGCTGAAAAGGGCCCTGACCCTGACTCTCCAGAAGCAGCCCCTAGAAGTATATTATGGAGGAGCCAGCTTTACCACAGAATATATCAA GTTGCCAGTTACCTTGGACCATAATCCCTCCATGACCCACACAGGTGTGTCCATGGGGCTCTGCCTAATGCTACTTATCTTGCTGGGTGCACTGGGAATGGTGGTCTACCAGAAACAAGCTGCTCTTCAGGTGGGACCATCTGCCCCTTACCCTTCACCAGAGCTCCAAGGGACAA GCCCAGTCGGAGGAATAAGGGAGGTGTAA
- the SLC7A8 gene encoding large neutral amino acids transporter small subunit 2 isoform X3, translating to MLSSGSPSPNLEVTTHTSRTSSEDWLVLLTWVNCSSVRWATRVQDIFTAGKLLALALIIIMGVVQICKGEYFWLEPKNAFENFQEPDIGLIALAFLQGSFAYGGWNFLNYVTEELVDPYKNLPRAIFISIPLVTFVYVFANVAYVTAMSPQELLASNAVAVTFGEKLLGVMAWIMPISVALSTFGGVNGSLFTSSRLFFAGAREGHLPSVLAMIHVKRCTPIPALLFTCISTLLMLVTSDIYTLINYVGFINYLFYGVTIAGQIVLRWKKPDIPRPIKINLLFPIIYLLFWAFLLVFSLWSEPVVCGIGLAIMLTGVPVYFLGVYWQHKPKCFNDFIEMLTLVSQKMCVVVYPEADGSSGTEHRNGDTEEQWQPIYQPTASKVKDAVEQAQP from the exons TGCTCCTCACATGGGTCAACTGTTCCAGTGTGCGGTGGGCCACCCGGGTTCAGGACATTTTCACAGCTGGCAAgctcctggccctggccctgatCATCATCATGGGAGTTGTACAGATCTGCAAAG GCGAATACTTCTGGTTGGAGCCAAAGAACGCATTTGAGAATTTCCAAGAACCCGACATCGGCCTCATCGCACTGGCTTTCCTTCAGGGCTCCTTTGCCTATGGAGGCTGGAACTTTCTTAATTATGTGACTGAGGAACTTGTTGATCCCTACAA GAACCTTCCCAGAGCCATCTTCATCTCCATCCCACTGGTCacatttgtgtatgtctttgccaATGTCGCTTATGTCACTGCAATGTCCCCACAGGAGCTACTGGCTTCAAATGCAGTTGCTGTG ACTTTTGGAGAGAAGCTCCTAGGGGTCATGGCCTGGATCATGCCCATTTCTGTTGCACTGTCAACGTTTGGAGGAGTCAATGGGTCCCTTTTCACTTCCTCCCG GCTGTTCTTTGCTGGAGCCAGGGAGGGCCACCTTCCCAGCGTGTTGGCCATGATCCACGTGAAGCGCTGCACTCCAATCCCAGCCTTGCTTTTCACA TGCATCTCCACCCTGCTGATGCTGGTCACCAGTGACATATACACACTCATCAACTACGTGGGCTTCATCAACTACCTCTTCTATGGGGTCACAATTGCTGGACAGATAGTTCTTCGCTGGAAGAAGCCTGACATCCCCCGCCCCATCAAG ATCAACCTGCTGTTCCCCATCATCTACTTGCTGTTCTGGGCCTTCCTGCTGGTCTTCAGCCTGTGGTCAGAGCCTGTGGTGTGTGGCATCGGCCTGGCCATCATGCTGACAGGAGTTCCTGTCTATTTCCTGGGTGTTTACTGGCAACACAAGCCCAAATGTTTCAACGACTTCATTG AGATGCTAACCCTGGTGAGCCAGAAGATGTGCGTGGTGGTGTACCCCGAGGCGGATGGAAGCTCGGGGACAGAGCACAGAAATGGGGACACGGAGGAGCAGTGGCAGCCTATCTACCAGCCCACTGCCTCCAAGGTCAAGGATGCTGTTGAGCAGGCCCAGCCCTGA
- the SLC7A8 gene encoding large neutral amino acids transporter small subunit 2 isoform X4 — MGVVQICKGEYFWLEPKNAFENFQEPDIGLIALAFLQGSFAYGGWNFLNYVTEELVDPYKNLPRAIFISIPLVTFVYVFANVAYVTAMSPQELLASNAVAVTFGEKLLGVMAWIMPISVALSTFGGVNGSLFTSSRLFFAGAREGHLPSVLAMIHVKRCTPIPALLFTCISTLLMLVTSDIYTLINYVGFINYLFYGVTIAGQIVLRWKKPDIPRPIKINLLFPIIYLLFWAFLLVFSLWSEPVVCGIGLAIMLTGVPVYFLGVYWQHKPKCFNDFIEMLTLVSQKMCVVVYPEADGSSGTEHRNGDTEEQWQPIYQPTASKVKDAVEQAQP, encoded by the exons ATGGGAGTTGTACAGATCTGCAAAG GCGAATACTTCTGGTTGGAGCCAAAGAACGCATTTGAGAATTTCCAAGAACCCGACATCGGCCTCATCGCACTGGCTTTCCTTCAGGGCTCCTTTGCCTATGGAGGCTGGAACTTTCTTAATTATGTGACTGAGGAACTTGTTGATCCCTACAA GAACCTTCCCAGAGCCATCTTCATCTCCATCCCACTGGTCacatttgtgtatgtctttgccaATGTCGCTTATGTCACTGCAATGTCCCCACAGGAGCTACTGGCTTCAAATGCAGTTGCTGTG ACTTTTGGAGAGAAGCTCCTAGGGGTCATGGCCTGGATCATGCCCATTTCTGTTGCACTGTCAACGTTTGGAGGAGTCAATGGGTCCCTTTTCACTTCCTCCCG GCTGTTCTTTGCTGGAGCCAGGGAGGGCCACCTTCCCAGCGTGTTGGCCATGATCCACGTGAAGCGCTGCACTCCAATCCCAGCCTTGCTTTTCACA TGCATCTCCACCCTGCTGATGCTGGTCACCAGTGACATATACACACTCATCAACTACGTGGGCTTCATCAACTACCTCTTCTATGGGGTCACAATTGCTGGACAGATAGTTCTTCGCTGGAAGAAGCCTGACATCCCCCGCCCCATCAAG ATCAACCTGCTGTTCCCCATCATCTACTTGCTGTTCTGGGCCTTCCTGCTGGTCTTCAGCCTGTGGTCAGAGCCTGTGGTGTGTGGCATCGGCCTGGCCATCATGCTGACAGGAGTTCCTGTCTATTTCCTGGGTGTTTACTGGCAACACAAGCCCAAATGTTTCAACGACTTCATTG AGATGCTAACCCTGGTGAGCCAGAAGATGTGCGTGGTGGTGTACCCCGAGGCGGATGGAAGCTCGGGGACAGAGCACAGAAATGGGGACACGGAGGAGCAGTGGCAGCCTATCTACCAGCCCACTGCCTCCAAGGTCAAGGATGCTGTTGAGCAGGCCCAGCCCTGA
- the SLC7A8 gene encoding large neutral amino acids transporter small subunit 2 isoform X5 — protein sequence MGQLFQCAVGHPGSGHFHSWQAPGPGPDHHHGSCTDLQRNLPRAIFISIPLVTFVYVFANVAYVTAMSPQELLASNAVAVTFGEKLLGVMAWIMPISVALSTFGGVNGSLFTSSRLFFAGAREGHLPSVLAMIHVKRCTPIPALLFTCISTLLMLVTSDIYTLINYVGFINYLFYGVTIAGQIVLRWKKPDIPRPIKINLLFPIIYLLFWAFLLVFSLWSEPVVCGIGLAIMLTGVPVYFLGVYWQHKPKCFNDFIEMLTLVSQKMCVVVYPEADGSSGTEHRNGDTEEQWQPIYQPTASKVKDAVEQAQP from the exons ATGGGTCAACTGTTCCAGTGTGCGGTGGGCCACCCGGGTTCAGGACATTTTCACAGCTGGCAAgctcctggccctggccctgatCATCATCATGGGAGTTGTACAGATCTGCAAAG GAACCTTCCCAGAGCCATCTTCATCTCCATCCCACTGGTCacatttgtgtatgtctttgccaATGTCGCTTATGTCACTGCAATGTCCCCACAGGAGCTACTGGCTTCAAATGCAGTTGCTGTG ACTTTTGGAGAGAAGCTCCTAGGGGTCATGGCCTGGATCATGCCCATTTCTGTTGCACTGTCAACGTTTGGAGGAGTCAATGGGTCCCTTTTCACTTCCTCCCG GCTGTTCTTTGCTGGAGCCAGGGAGGGCCACCTTCCCAGCGTGTTGGCCATGATCCACGTGAAGCGCTGCACTCCAATCCCAGCCTTGCTTTTCACA TGCATCTCCACCCTGCTGATGCTGGTCACCAGTGACATATACACACTCATCAACTACGTGGGCTTCATCAACTACCTCTTCTATGGGGTCACAATTGCTGGACAGATAGTTCTTCGCTGGAAGAAGCCTGACATCCCCCGCCCCATCAAG ATCAACCTGCTGTTCCCCATCATCTACTTGCTGTTCTGGGCCTTCCTGCTGGTCTTCAGCCTGTGGTCAGAGCCTGTGGTGTGTGGCATCGGCCTGGCCATCATGCTGACAGGAGTTCCTGTCTATTTCCTGGGTGTTTACTGGCAACACAAGCCCAAATGTTTCAACGACTTCATTG AGATGCTAACCCTGGTGAGCCAGAAGATGTGCGTGGTGGTGTACCCCGAGGCGGATGGAAGCTCGGGGACAGAGCACAGAAATGGGGACACGGAGGAGCAGTGGCAGCCTATCTACCAGCCCACTGCCTCCAAGGTCAAGGATGCTGTTGAGCAGGCCCAGCCCTGA
- the CEBPE gene encoding CCAAT/enhancer-binding protein epsilon produces the protein MSHGTYYECEPRAGQQPLEFSGARAGPGELGDMCDHEASIDLSAYIESGEEQLLSDLFAVKPAPEARGLKGPGTPAFPHYLPPDPRPFAYPPHTFGPERKALGPGIYSSPGSYDPRAVAVKEEPRGPECSRGTSRGSYNPLQYQVAHCGQTAMHLPPALAAPSQPLRVLKAPLAATANPCSPLLKVPSPAGPSHKGKKAVNKDSLEYRLRRERNNIAVRKSRDKAKRRILETQQKVLEYMAENERLRSRVEQLTQELDTLRNLFRQIPEAANLIKGVGGCS, from the exons ATGTCCCACGGGACCTACTACGAGTGTGAGCCCCGGGCCGGCCAGCAGCCACTCGAATTCTCCGGGGCCCGAGCCgggcctggggagctgggggaCATGTGTGACCATGAGGCCTCCATCGACCTCTCCGCCTACATTGAGTCTGGGGAGgagcagctcctctctgacctcttCGCTGTGAAACCGGCACCTGAGGCCCGAGGCCTTAAGGGACCCGGAACCCCCGCCTTCCCCCACTACCTGCCGCCTGACCCGAGACCCTTCGCCTACCCCCCACATACCTTCGGACCCGAAAGGAAGGCACTGGGGCCTGGCATCTACAGCAGCCCAGGGAGCTACGACCCCAGGGCTGTGGCCGTGAAGGAGGAGCCTCGGGGGCCAGAGTGCAGCCGGGGGACCAGCCGTGGCAGCTACAATCCTCTGCAGTACCAAGTGGCACACTGTGGGCAGACGGCCATgcacctgcccccagccctggcagCACCCAGCCAGCCTCTGCGTGTCCTCAAG GCCCCTTTGGCAGCCACTGCGAAcccctgcagccccctcctcaagGTGCCCTCCCCAGCTGGTCCCTCTCACAAGGGCAAGAAGGCAGTGAACAAAGACAGCCTGGAGTACCGGCTGCGGCGGGAACGGAACAACATCGCAGTGCGCAAGAGCCGGGACAAGGCCAAGAGGCGCATCCTGGAGACGCAGCAAAAGGTGCTGGAGTACATGGCAGAGAATGAGCGCCTCCGCAGCCGCGTGGAGCAGCTGACCCAGGAGCTGGACACACTTCGAAACCTCTTCCGCCAGATCCCTGAGGCTGCCAACCTCATCAAGGGCGTGGGGGGCTGCAGCTGA